In Gallaecimonas pentaromativorans, the following are encoded in one genomic region:
- a CDS encoding BRCT domain-containing protein, giving the protein MERHPAPSAFNFHRNKEKHLLALHGILAGVIADTRLNDAELLFLDTWLKSDHEFKQDGDFLDIQDVISDVLTDGVITQDEMDDINTLLSDVLEFGGHTLPVNDDALINRLLGFLQGIAADGVLNDREVQALNQFLHDNQSLLTSWPGNLLVQRLDDILADGVITEDERADLSELVSQISGQRFIDSGIAGGLATEFCTDKELDGELHGLVVCFTGKFMSGSRSRQTDLALAAGMTVVKGVPLNLNLLVIGTIVSRDWKFSSHGRKIQAAIEARNKGQAIKIINEETWRLAVSRQA; this is encoded by the coding sequence ATGGAACGTCACCCAGCCCCCAGCGCATTTAACTTTCACCGCAATAAAGAAAAGCACTTGCTGGCCCTGCACGGCATTTTGGCTGGCGTTATCGCCGATACTCGCCTCAACGATGCCGAGTTGCTGTTCTTGGATACCTGGTTGAAATCAGACCATGAGTTCAAGCAAGACGGGGATTTTCTCGATATTCAAGATGTGATCTCCGACGTCCTGACCGATGGCGTTATCACTCAGGACGAAATGGACGACATCAATACGCTGCTATCCGACGTGTTGGAGTTTGGTGGTCACACGCTGCCGGTTAACGATGATGCCCTGATCAACCGCCTGCTGGGTTTTTTGCAGGGTATTGCCGCCGATGGTGTGCTAAACGATCGCGAAGTACAGGCCCTCAACCAATTTCTTCACGATAACCAGTCGCTGCTTACCTCTTGGCCTGGCAATTTGCTGGTGCAACGTCTGGATGACATCCTTGCCGACGGTGTTATAACCGAGGACGAGCGAGCCGATTTAAGCGAACTTGTCAGCCAGATCTCTGGCCAGCGCTTTATCGATAGCGGTATTGCCGGTGGCTTGGCCACCGAATTTTGCACTGACAAGGAGTTGGATGGTGAGTTGCACGGACTGGTGGTGTGCTTCACTGGCAAGTTCATGTCCGGCTCACGCAGCCGCCAGACGGATTTGGCGCTAGCAGCAGGCATGACCGTAGTGAAAGGGGTACCTCTTAATCTTAACCTGTTAGTGATTGGTACTATTGTCAGCCGTGATTGGAAGTTCAGCAGCCATGGCCGCAAGATCCAAGCGGCCATCGAGGCTAGGAACAAAGGGCAGGCCATCAAGATAATCAACGAAGAGACCTGGCGGCTGGCGGTTTCACGTCAGGCTTGA
- the nhaA gene encoding Na+/H+ antiporter NhaA — protein MDEQPPPQAKQTGLPAQLVERLSRPFQRFLHIEAAAGGVLLLCTLAAMLLSNSPWVHQVEQFWETPVGLHFGDMASVRSLRNWINDGLMTLFFFLVAIELKRELVLGELNAPRKAALSIAAALGGMLVPAGIYLVMQKGQIGEVGWGTVMATDTAFVIGCLALLGSRIPQSLRVFMLSLAIVDDIGAILVVTLGYSSHVAWGALLLAALGFGLVKAMSMMGVRGFALYFLMGGLIWVAMDASGIHATITGVLLGLMTPARRWVSDHRLYAILGQVIAHPTGNHGSGDTKDRQTLLMAQIAARESLSPVERLVMALHPWVGFLIMPLFAMANAGLTLSFGQLGNPITTAVVMGFVLGKPLGVLSFSWLAIGCKVAIKPADLSWRLLTGGGLLAGIGFTMALFIANLALSQSQLESAKLGIFIASVLAALAGLSVLVSLPLPAADKAAKRVL, from the coding sequence ATGGATGAGCAACCACCACCCCAAGCCAAACAGACCGGGCTTCCGGCCCAGTTGGTCGAACGCCTATCAAGGCCCTTTCAGCGCTTTTTGCACATCGAAGCTGCCGCCGGCGGCGTGCTCTTGCTGTGTACCCTGGCCGCCATGCTGTTGTCCAACTCCCCTTGGGTGCACCAGGTTGAACAGTTCTGGGAAACCCCCGTCGGCCTGCACTTTGGCGATATGGCGTCGGTACGTTCCTTACGCAACTGGATCAACGACGGCCTGATGACGCTGTTTTTTTTCTTGGTGGCCATCGAACTCAAGCGGGAGTTGGTGCTGGGTGAACTCAATGCGCCGCGCAAGGCGGCCTTATCGATTGCCGCAGCCCTGGGCGGTATGTTGGTCCCTGCCGGGATCTATCTTGTCATGCAAAAAGGCCAAATCGGCGAAGTGGGTTGGGGCACGGTGATGGCCACCGACACCGCTTTTGTGATCGGTTGCCTGGCGCTGCTCGGCTCACGCATACCGCAGAGTTTGCGGGTATTTATGCTGTCGCTGGCCATTGTCGATGATATTGGCGCCATCCTGGTGGTCACTTTGGGCTATAGCAGCCATGTCGCCTGGGGAGCCTTACTCTTGGCCGCCCTAGGATTTGGCTTGGTGAAGGCCATGTCCATGATGGGGGTGCGTGGTTTTGCGCTCTACTTTTTAATGGGGGGGCTTATCTGGGTAGCAATGGATGCCTCAGGGATCCACGCCACCATCACCGGTGTACTCCTCGGCCTGATGACACCGGCCCGCCGCTGGGTCAGTGACCATCGCCTATACGCCATCCTCGGGCAAGTTATCGCTCATCCCACAGGAAACCACGGTAGTGGTGATACCAAAGACCGGCAAACCTTGCTGATGGCTCAAATCGCGGCCCGCGAATCACTGTCACCCGTGGAAAGACTGGTGATGGCACTCCATCCCTGGGTGGGCTTTCTGATCATGCCCCTTTTCGCCATGGCCAATGCCGGTTTGACGCTGTCATTCGGCCAGCTTGGCAATCCCATTACCACGGCGGTGGTCATGGGCTTTGTCTTGGGTAAGCCGCTGGGCGTGCTGAGTTTCAGTTGGCTGGCCATAGGTTGCAAGGTGGCAATCAAACCGGCCGACCTCAGTTGGCGATTACTGACGGGAGGCGGCCTATTAGCTGGCATTGGTTTTACCATGGCGTTATTCATTGCCAATCTGGCTTTGAGCCAAAGTCAATTGGAGAGCGCCAAGCTGGGGATCTTTATCGCATCAGTGTTAGCGGCACTGGCCGGTTTGAGCGTCTTGGTCTCGCTCCCCTTACCGGCAGCAGATAAAGCCGCCAAGCGCGTCCTCTAA
- a CDS encoding Crp/Fnr family transcriptional regulator: MSGETMPNRAVVQSAGTAYRLPGQILKEAFHANGQLQSLLLRYTQALLTQMSQTAVCNRHHSLDQQLCRWLLLSRDRLPCDELFMTQELIANMLGVRREGVTTAAHKLQEAGLIQYSRGHITLLDRAGLEARTSECYAVVKQEYERLLPEVFKS; the protein is encoded by the coding sequence ATGAGCGGAGAAACCATGCCCAACCGCGCCGTGGTGCAGAGTGCTGGCACCGCCTACCGGCTACCGGGGCAAATACTCAAAGAGGCCTTTCATGCCAACGGCCAGCTGCAAAGCCTGCTGCTACGTTACACCCAGGCGCTCTTGACCCAGATGTCCCAGACCGCCGTTTGCAACCGTCACCATTCCCTGGACCAGCAGCTCTGCCGCTGGCTGTTGCTCAGTCGTGACCGGCTGCCCTGTGACGAGCTGTTTATGACTCAGGAGCTGATCGCCAATATGCTGGGCGTGCGCCGTGAAGGGGTGACAACGGCAGCGCACAAATTGCAGGAGGCTGGCCTTATCCAATACAGCCGTGGCCACATCACCCTGCTGGATAGAGCAGGGCTGGAGGCCCGCACCAGTGAATGCTACGCAGTGGTAAAACAAGAATACGAGCGGCTTTTACCGGAGGTCTTTAAAAGCTGA
- the hflK gene encoding FtsH protease activity modulator HflK — MLRTLRAAWPSGRKSQVALGVLACFGLLGWSAFYTVPSDSVAVVQRFGQYQFEVPPGLHIKLPLGIDVATIVPVKRQLKQEFGFTTPGSTDLHQSPLPKDEKRETQMVTGDLNAALVEWVVQYRIADPVKFLFEVREPAATLRAVSESVMREVVGDRTVDEVITIGRQEIETESLAKMQMLASKYTMGISIDQVQLKNINPPEPVQESFNEVNQAQQEKEKLINEARRDYNKVIPLAEGEKDQRIRAADGYRLKRVNEAQGDVARFNALLVEYNKAPEVTTRRIYIETLQEVMPKIRAKVVVDKQAASVLPLLDLNAQPGEQP; from the coding sequence GTGCTGCGAACCCTCAGGGCAGCCTGGCCCAGCGGCCGCAAAAGTCAGGTGGCGCTGGGGGTACTGGCCTGCTTTGGGCTGCTGGGCTGGAGCGCTTTTTACACCGTACCGAGCGACTCTGTCGCCGTGGTGCAGCGCTTTGGCCAATACCAATTTGAAGTCCCCCCTGGGCTGCATATTAAGCTGCCGCTCGGCATTGACGTCGCCACCATAGTGCCGGTCAAACGGCAGTTAAAACAGGAATTTGGCTTTACCACTCCTGGCTCAACCGATCTGCACCAAAGCCCGCTACCAAAAGACGAAAAGCGCGAAACCCAAATGGTGACAGGCGATCTCAATGCCGCGTTGGTGGAGTGGGTGGTGCAGTACCGCATTGCCGATCCGGTCAAGTTCCTGTTTGAAGTGCGCGAGCCGGCCGCCACCTTACGCGCCGTTTCCGAATCGGTGATGCGTGAAGTGGTGGGCGACAGAACCGTAGACGAGGTGATCACCATAGGCCGCCAGGAGATCGAAACCGAGTCCCTGGCCAAGATGCAGATGCTGGCCAGTAAATACACCATGGGCATCAGCATCGATCAGGTGCAATTAAAAAACATCAATCCCCCCGAGCCGGTCCAAGAATCCTTCAACGAGGTCAACCAAGCCCAGCAGGAAAAGGAAAAGCTCATCAACGAGGCCCGGCGTGACTACAACAAGGTGATCCCCCTGGCCGAAGGGGAAAAAGACCAACGCATTCGCGCCGCCGACGGTTATCGACTGAAACGGGTCAATGAAGCCCAAGGGGATGTGGCCCGCTTTAACGCCTTACTGGTTGAATACAACAAGGCGCCAGAGGTAACGACAAGGCGTATCTATATCGAAACCCTGCAGGAAGTGATGCCCAAGATCCGCGCCAAAGTGGTGGTGGATAAACAGGCCGCGTCGGTGCTGCCACTGTTGGATCTCAATGCCCAGCCAGGAGAGCAGCCATGA